CTTTGATGAAGATAATAATCTGTGGAAAGTGATTTTAAAAAAGTTAAACTTTACATTAGAAGAATGGAATAAAGATAAAATTATAAATTACTTTAATAAAAATAATTTAGTTTTATTATTGGATGATTTTCATTATGCATCTAAGGCTACTCAGTTGAACATAGCAAAGCAACTAAAATATGCTTTAAATAAAGAATTAAAAGTCATAGTTATATCTTTACCATTATTGACAGATGAGGCAATAAGAAAAAATGTAGACTTAATAGGAAGACTAATACTTATAAATGTTGAACCATGGAAAGAAAAAGAGCTTCAATGGATAGCTATAAATGGATATAAAAAGTTAGACATGAATATATCGCGAAAGAATATCAGTAATATGGCTACTGAAAGTTTAACATCACCACAACTTATGCAAAGTATTTGTTTAAATCTATATTTTCTTATAGCTAATAGTAATATAAAAAATGAAGATATAGGAGATAAGTTATTAGAAAAAGCATATAAAATAACTACTTTGAATTTTGACTATAAAGATGTAATAAAAGCTCTTAGGGAAGGAATTAGATCAAGATTAAATACTAGAGAGACATATATGGTTAGTGGTGGAAAATATCTAAATAGTAATGAATTGGTAATAAATGCTATAGCATTAAATCCTCCAAAGATGATTATGACGGTAGATGAATTATTTTTAAGAGTTGATAGTATAATAATAGATGACAAAAAAACTATAAAGTCAGAAATAGAAGCAACTCTTGCTAAGATAGTAGAAATGCTAAAAGTAGAAGATCCATTATATCAAGTAATCAGTTATGATGGAATTAATTTAGAGATTTTAGATCCATTATTTTTGTTTTATCTAAGATGGAGTGGAATGTAAAAAATAGCTGTTGCATGAAAGTGCGCAGCTTTTTTTATTGTGTAGTATAAATAATAGCTTGATATATTTATAATTTGTATATTAATTCAAATTAGTTATTGGTAAAAAATTTATATATGTTATAATTCTAATAGTTTTTAACGATGAGAGGTGAGATAAGTGAGGATAGAGGATTTTGAAGATATTATTATAAAAAAGGTATCTCCAATTGTGAGAAGCGGTGGCAAGGAGCTTTACAAAAAGGGACTAGTGAAAAGTATAAAAGGTAAAAGATTTGAAACTTTTTATGCTCTTTACGGTGTAGTAGAAAGTGAAAATAGAATAAAAGAATTTAATACATATATGAAAATTAATTT
Above is a genomic segment from Clostridium bornimense containing:
- a CDS encoding ATP-binding protein gives rise to the protein MGEVSAENVFKPGCFSRYTYVCRHAPCIEETYEDKLEQDLKVSGCLISIVGPSKSGKTLLCEKVVENNRLIEISGIDFDEDNNLWKVILKKLNFTLEEWNKDKIINYFNKNNLVLLLDDFHYASKATQLNIAKQLKYALNKELKVIVISLPLLTDEAIRKNVDLIGRLILINVEPWKEKELQWIAINGYKKLDMNISRKNISNMATESLTSPQLMQSICLNLYFLIANSNIKNEDIGDKLLEKAYKITTLNFDYKDVIKALREGIRSRLNTRETYMVSGGKYLNSNELVINAIALNPPKMIMTVDELFLRVDSIIIDDKKTIKSEIEATLAKIVEMLKVEDPLYQVISYDGINLEILDPLFLFYLRWSGM